One Nitrosarchaeum sp. DNA window includes the following coding sequences:
- a CDS encoding AsnC family transcriptional regulator, with protein sequence MDNLDIKILSRLLNNCRESDRQIGKELGISGGAIRARIKKMQESKIIEKFTIKVEPPILGLGVLYIVVSGQNIKDILEQIKLVGEPFFVVPCVGGITVCSIVIKENLQQKIELANKLMKDVRVLSIFEAESPGYSSNLTKTNLEILEYLIKEPRQKIEKIAEEMSISTKTVTRCIDKLQKNNGIQFTLIYNPRKIEGFISHAILAWIDGNLKETLDKMNNELSESFMQIPFIAKNQIVLFMYSRDIFEMDELTKIVRNMNGVKSADLFIPKEISFPMKWLEQAINIAKKSRTLHISYQTN encoded by the coding sequence TTGGACAATTTAGATATCAAAATTCTAAGCCGACTACTAAACAATTGCAGAGAATCAGATAGACAGATTGGAAAGGAGTTAGGAATATCAGGCGGAGCAATTAGAGCACGGATTAAAAAAATGCAGGAATCCAAAATAATTGAGAAATTTACGATTAAAGTAGAACCTCCAATTTTAGGACTAGGTGTTTTGTATATTGTAGTATCAGGACAAAACATCAAAGATATTTTAGAACAAATCAAGTTAGTTGGAGAACCATTTTTTGTTGTACCATGTGTTGGTGGAATCACAGTATGTAGTATAGTAATAAAAGAAAATTTGCAACAAAAAATAGAACTTGCAAATAAACTAATGAAGGATGTAAGAGTATTATCAATTTTTGAAGCAGAAAGTCCAGGATATAGTTCTAATCTAACTAAAACAAATCTAGAAATTTTAGAATATTTAATAAAAGAACCAAGACAGAAAATTGAAAAAATAGCTGAAGAGATGTCAATTTCTACAAAAACTGTTACAAGATGTATTGATAAATTACAAAAAAATAACGGTATTCAATTTACATTAATTTATAATCCAAGAAAAATTGAAGGTTTTATTTCACATGCCATACTTGCATGGATTGATGGAAATCTTAAAGAAACATTAGACAAAATGAATAATGAACTTTCTGAATCATTTATGCAAATACCATTTATTGCGAAAAACCAGATTGTGTTATTCATGTATAGCCGTGATATTTTTGAAATGGATGAATTAACCAAAATAGTTAGAAACATGAATGGAGTAAAATCTGCAGATTTGTTCATACCAAAAGAGATATCATTTCCAATGAAATGGTTAGAACAAGCCATCAATATTGCTAAAAAATCTCGAACACTACATATTTCGTATCAAACAAATTAA
- a CDS encoding ABC transporter ATP-binding protein, translating into MVKALDNVSFSIEKGEFVLIVGSSGSGKSTLLNMIGLLDRPTNGKVFIDGIDTSNLSDNQISTFRNKKLGFIFQFSNLLTDLTVLENVLLPREIAGTNDSAEKNARELLKAVGLENQINKRANKISGGQAQRAAIARGLINNPSIVLADEPTGNLDSVTSKIIVDLMKSMAKELNQTFIIVTHDQQHFGEADRIITIKDGKASEEDQPSEMEVLV; encoded by the coding sequence ATGGTAAAAGCCCTAGATAATGTATCATTTTCAATTGAAAAAGGAGAATTTGTATTAATTGTAGGTAGCTCTGGTTCCGGAAAATCTACTTTACTTAACATGATAGGTCTTTTAGATCGTCCTACAAATGGTAAAGTCTTCATAGATGGAATAGATACATCAAATCTATCTGACAACCAAATCTCAACATTTAGAAATAAAAAATTAGGATTCATTTTCCAATTTTCAAACCTTTTAACTGATCTGACTGTTCTTGAAAATGTATTACTGCCAAGAGAAATTGCTGGAACTAATGATTCTGCTGAAAAAAATGCTAGAGAATTATTGAAGGCAGTTGGATTAGAGAATCAAATTAACAAAAGAGCAAATAAAATTTCAGGTGGACAAGCACAAAGAGCAGCAATTGCTAGAGGTTTGATAAATAACCCTTCAATAGTTCTAGCTGATGAACCAACTGGTAATTTGGATTCTGTAACTTCTAAAATAATTGTTGATTTGATGAAATCGATGGCAAAAGAACTGAATCAAACATTCATTATTGTTACTCACGATCAACAACATTTTGGAGAAGCTGATCGAATAATTACAATTAAAGATGGCAAAGCATCAGAGGAAGATCAACCATCTGAAATGGAGGTTTTAGTATGA
- a CDS encoding ABC transporter permease, with the protein MEYRLRLAKRMLFNKKGSLIGAVLAVTIGILVIHVNFVIFQGLFDAIVRDISNYRNGDVLITDEEDYIDKSDQALVSWFERIPYVEAATPRLSSSASINMTKFGTLHEKTRVPIVGVDPFRDIQASTVHETVTDGQYVFAKNSIVLGSNVARDIGGAEVGDSLKLKIVDRYGQDQIRRFVVTGIAQSPGGQGFDYSVVVHIDTLRDLMNRNGESGSIMVKLNDPTKADDVKNFFLAAFPNDDFIAETIEESAEEQLAGFRSGIAMINMIGYFGMMSSAFAIVTIQMMLVNGKTREIGVMRSIGATRKDILVIFIFQGMIIGAIGAGVGTAAGLGYTFYAKETKMSFNNSLPLEVSYNWEKIIQTAVLSFMLAIIASLYPSYRATKLLPVEAMRTV; encoded by the coding sequence ATGGAATATCGATTGCGATTAGCAAAAAGAATGCTGTTTAATAAAAAAGGAAGTCTAATCGGAGCTGTTTTAGCTGTTACTATTGGAATTTTGGTAATTCATGTAAATTTTGTAATTTTTCAGGGATTGTTTGATGCAATTGTTAGAGATATCTCAAATTATAGAAATGGGGATGTTCTAATCACAGATGAAGAAGACTACATCGACAAGTCTGATCAAGCATTAGTTAGTTGGTTTGAAAGAATCCCGTATGTAGAAGCAGCTACTCCCCGGTTGTCATCAAGTGCATCAATCAATATGACAAAATTTGGTACATTACATGAAAAAACAAGAGTTCCTATTGTGGGTGTTGATCCATTTAGAGATATTCAAGCTTCTACAGTTCATGAAACTGTAACAGATGGACAATATGTTTTTGCTAAAAATTCAATTGTATTAGGTTCTAATGTTGCACGAGATATTGGTGGTGCTGAAGTAGGTGATAGTCTAAAATTAAAAATTGTTGATAGATACGGTCAAGATCAAATTAGAAGGTTTGTAGTTACTGGTATAGCACAATCACCAGGTGGACAAGGCTTTGATTATAGTGTCGTTGTACACATTGATACTTTACGTGACTTGATGAATAGAAATGGTGAATCAGGTTCAATAATGGTAAAACTAAACGATCCAACTAAAGCAGATGATGTTAAAAATTTCTTTTTAGCTGCTTTTCCTAACGATGATTTTATTGCAGAAACAATAGAAGAATCAGCTGAAGAACAATTAGCTGGTTTTAGATCTGGTATTGCTATGATAAACATGATTGGCTATTTTGGAATGATGTCATCGGCATTTGCTATTGTTACAATTCAAATGATGTTAGTTAATGGAAAAACTAGAGAAATAGGAGTAATGAGATCAATTGGTGCTACGCGAAAAGACATCTTGGTTATTTTTATTTTTCAGGGAATGATAATTGGTGCAATAGGAGCTGGAGTTGGTACTGCAGCAGGCTTAGGTTATACATTTTATGCAAAGGAGACAAAAATGTCATTCAATAATAGCCTCCCATTGGAAGTAAGTTACAACTGGGAAAAAATAATTCAAACAGCAGTATTATCTTTTATGTTAGCAATAATTGCTTCATTATATCCGTCGTATAGAGCGACTAAATTATTACCTGTGGAGGCGATGAGAACTGTCTAA
- a CDS encoding NUDIX hydrolase: MKKKIYEGKILGLSIYDLVIEGRKVKREMIEHRGAAAILAFDEKNKLILVKQHRYPHGYVIEIPAGTLEKKEDPKKCAFRELEEETGYSAKKMTPLISYYPSIGYNTEAIHCFVASELKKNTDLKLDEDEILSVVKMDFKKVITMIKNGKIQDSKTICAVLTYALKKKLN; this comes from the coding sequence ATGAAGAAGAAGATCTACGAAGGTAAAATATTAGGTCTTAGCATTTATGATTTAGTAATTGAAGGTAGAAAAGTAAAACGAGAGATGATAGAACATAGAGGAGCAGCGGCAATTTTAGCATTTGATGAAAAAAATAAACTGATACTTGTAAAACAACATAGATATCCCCACGGTTATGTTATTGAAATTCCAGCAGGTACATTAGAAAAAAAAGAAGATCCAAAGAAGTGTGCTTTTAGAGAATTAGAAGAAGAAACAGGATACAGTGCTAAAAAAATGACACCGTTGATAAGCTACTATCCTTCTATAGGGTACAATACTGAGGCTATTCATTGTTTTGTAGCGTCCGAATTGAAAAAAAATACAGATTTGAAGCTAGATGAAGATGAAATATTATCTGTAGTGAAGATGGATTTTAAAAAAGTAATTACGATGATAAAAAATGGAAAAATTCAAGATTCAAAGACAATTTGTGCAGTTTTAACATACGCATTAAAAAAGAAATTAAATTAA
- a CDS encoding COG1361 S-layer family protein, giving the protein MINYKILFSLTMLLFIPLIIDDSYAQIKSGGFGQSPFERDFGDVKFLEGYFGTIDKKIEIDPGDDNVPFTVVFANVGTQDITGIKGQLSLPVGFSSADGPGSLITANSDSNSLAGGTFYMTFNVNIDKNIQIKQYPGTVKVDYSRIRESGVRTSFSEFTFKVTGDSIINVKALDPFLTSLKLNNVVIEITNDGTAPLSSVDIVATNTQTELASTSSSTTNVENVVILESNWDVGNINPKSSRYLTATVYVPGNLQQDTLRIPLSIQFYNAHGDLQTISKIVDFYIRGLIELNMYDVGVIELSNTQMVVGEIINEGNENAVFSFVTIEPRGDSNIKTKTQFIDEIEIDSPVPFNIPLEFDGEPRYGEHDIKLTVRYKDSVRDETLFTHDATIFVKESEKIQSDNSFMFIIPLIVAAAIGLYVIRRRKKSKIQAS; this is encoded by the coding sequence ATGATAAATTACAAAATTTTATTTTCATTGACTATGTTGTTATTCATTCCATTAATTATTGATGATTCATACGCTCAAATCAAATCTGGTGGTTTTGGCCAATCGCCATTTGAACGAGATTTTGGAGATGTAAAATTTCTAGAAGGATATTTTGGAACAATTGATAAGAAAATAGAAATTGATCCTGGCGATGATAATGTCCCATTTACTGTAGTATTTGCAAATGTAGGAACACAAGATATTACTGGAATTAAAGGCCAACTATCCCTTCCAGTTGGATTTTCTTCAGCAGATGGTCCTGGTTCACTAATAACTGCTAATAGCGATTCCAATTCATTAGCTGGTGGTACTTTCTATATGACATTTAATGTTAATATTGATAAAAATATTCAGATTAAACAATATCCGGGTACTGTCAAAGTTGACTATTCTAGAATAAGAGAATCAGGAGTTAGAACTTCATTTTCCGAATTTACCTTTAAAGTTACAGGAGACAGTATAATCAATGTTAAAGCATTAGACCCATTTCTTACGTCTTTAAAATTAAACAATGTTGTAATAGAAATTACAAATGATGGAACTGCACCATTATCTAGTGTAGATATTGTCGCTACTAATACTCAAACAGAACTTGCATCTACTTCATCGTCAACTACTAATGTTGAAAACGTAGTAATCTTAGAATCAAACTGGGATGTTGGCAACATAAATCCAAAATCCTCTAGATATCTTACTGCTACAGTATACGTACCTGGAAATCTTCAACAAGATACATTACGAATTCCATTATCTATTCAATTCTATAATGCACATGGTGATTTACAAACTATTTCTAAAATTGTTGATTTTTACATTAGAGGATTGATTGAACTTAACATGTATGATGTAGGAGTGATTGAATTATCTAATACACAAATGGTTGTGGGAGAAATAATAAACGAAGGAAATGAAAATGCAGTGTTTAGTTTTGTTACAATTGAACCTAGGGGTGACTCAAATATTAAAACTAAAACTCAATTTATTGATGAAATTGAAATTGATTCACCTGTACCATTTAACATTCCATTAGAATTTGATGGTGAACCTAGATATGGCGAACACGATATCAAACTAACTGTAAGATACAAAGATAGTGTTAGAGATGAAACACTATTTACACATGACGCTACAATATTTGTAAAAGAATCAGAAAAAATTCAATCTGATAATAGTTTTATGTTTATTATTCCATTAATAGTAGCCGCTGCAATAGGACTCTATGTTATTCGTAGGCGTAAAAAATCAAAAATTCAGGCTAGTTAA